The following proteins come from a genomic window of Coregonus clupeaformis isolate EN_2021a chromosome 2, ASM2061545v1, whole genome shotgun sequence:
- the LOC121535771 gene encoding zinc-binding protein A33-like, producing MATDASALEELHSELTCPVCLELFREPVILECGHHFCRVCITQCWEAKSDEHPTCPKCRKTCPRKLRPNSLLCNVVDSVKRARAMDGKPGDPESAQEDTEERQRGAIMPSSGFSFTGSSSRLESDLCEEHEEKLKLYCEDDQLAICLVCGMSRDHKTHNVIPINEAFENYKDKLSIALERVMIQTEQASFYQVQTNNKIMLIKERAGDMEEKVSAEFGCLREFLLQEEERVKERLQREKEERLNQLEEVLKHTTEQISHLEQTADQLRIKLREDQNPAQLRGIKDFIGGAEIMFERPQEVCVDLPEGDFLGPLQYRTWRRMNAVLQPGVTVVTLNPDTAYPRLWVSPCCTQVSVGDIQPNLPNNPERFTRYNIVLGSQALTSGQHYWVVEVGTKTAWGLGVAAASVNRKEEICLCPDDGFWTLVLREGREGSEYEACTNHEESLLHPPRPPRRVGVYLDYRRGVVAFYDAGDMSHLFTFSDAMFKEPVFPYFNPWPIIKGRNREPLIIVSPDPEI from the exons ATGGCTACTGACGCCAGCGCGCTTGAGGAGCTACACAGCGAGCTCACCTGTCCAGTGTGCCTCGAGCTCTTCCGTGAGCCAGTGATTCTCGAGTGCGGACACCACTTCTGCCGCGTGTGCATTACGCAGTGCTGGGAGGCCAAGTCCGATGAGCACCCGACCTGCCCGAAGTGCCGGAAGACATGCCCTCGGAAGCTGCGCCCCAACTCGCTTCTGTGTAACGTCGTGGACAGCGTGAAGAGAGCTCGAGCCATGGATGGAAAACCCGGGGATCCGGAGAGCGCACAGGAGGATACTGAAGAACGGCAACGTGGGGCCATTATGCCCAGCTCCGGGTTCAGTTTCACCGGTTCTTCTTCGCGCCTCGAGTCGGACCTGTGCGAGGAGCACGAGGAGAAGTTGAAGCTATACTGTGAGGATGATCAGCTCGCGATCTGCCTGGTGTGCGGAATGTCCCGAGACCACAAGACGCACAATGTCATCCCCATCAACGAGGCGTTCGAGAACTACAAG GACAAACTGTCCATAGCCCTGGAGAGAGTAATGATCCAGACTGAACAGGCTTCTTTCTATCAGGTCCAGACCAACAACAAGATCATGCTCATCAAG GAGCGTGCTGGggacatggaggagaaggtgagtgCAGAGTTTGGATGTCTGAGGGAGTTCCTTCTCCAGGAAGAagaaagagtgaaggagagactgcagagggagaaggaagagaggcTCAACCAATTGGAGGAGGTCCTCAAACACACCACAGAGCAAATCAGCCACTTAGAGCAAACTGCCGACCAGCTCCGCATCAAACTCCGAGAGGATCAGAACCCGGCACAACTCAGG GGAATCAAGGATTTTATTGGAGG AGCGGAGATTATGTTTGAAAGACCCCAGGAGGTGTGTGTGGATCTGCCGGAGGGGGACTTCCTGGGACCACTGCAGTACCGCACCTGGAGGAGGATGAACGCTGTGCTTCAGCCAG gtgTGACAGTGGTGACTCTAAACCCAGACACGGCCTACCCCAGGCTGTGGGTGTCCCCGTGCTGCACCCAGGTCAGTGTCGGGGACATCCAGCCCAACCTGCCCAACAACCCTGAGCGCTTCACCCGCTACAACATCGTCCTGGGAAGCCAGGCCCTCACCTCAGGGCAACACTACTGGGTGGTTGAGGTGGGCACTAAGACGGCCTGGGGGCTGGGGGTGGCAGCCGCCTCGGTCAACAGGAAGGAGGAGATCTGCCTGTGTCCCGACGACGGCTTTTGGACCCTGGTGTTAAGAGAGGGGCGGGAAGGGAGTGAGTACGAGGCCTGCACCAACCACGAAGAGAGCCTGTTGCACCCCCCTCGCCCCCCCAGGAGGGTAGGGGTGTATCTGGACTACAGGAGGGGTGTGGTGGCATTTTACGATGCAGGGGATATGAGTCACCTGTTCACGTTCTCCGACGCCATGTTCAAAGAGCCGGTGTTCCCCTACTTCAACCCCTGGCCAATCATCAAAGGGAGAAACCGTGAGCCTCTAATTATTGTTAGCCCTGACCCGGAGATATGA